From a single Pelmatolapia mariae isolate MD_Pm_ZW linkage group LG20, Pm_UMD_F_2, whole genome shotgun sequence genomic region:
- the LOC134618349 gene encoding poly(rC)-binding protein 2-like isoform X2 translates to MDSSLVEGGLNVTLTIRLLMHGKEVGSIIGKKGESVKKMREESGARINISEGNCPERIITLAGPTTSIFKAFSMIIEKLEEDISTSMTNSTATSKPPVTMRLVVPASQCGSLIGKGGCKIKEIRESAGAQVQVAGDMLPNSTERAITVAGTPQSIIECVKQICIVMLESPPKGVTIPYRPKPSGSPVIFAGGQAYAVQGQHAIPQPDLTKLHQLAMQQSPFPIAHSNQGFQAGMDASAQTGSHELTIPNDLIGCIIGRQGAKINEIRQMSGAQIKIANPVEGSTDRQVTITGSHASISLAEYLINARLSSEATGLAAN, encoded by the exons ATGGACTCCAGTCTGGTTGAAGGAGGACTTAATGTCACCTTAACCATCAGGCTTCTCATGCATGGGAAG GAGGTTGGAAGCATTATTGGCAAG AAAGGCGAGTCTGTTAAAAAGATGAGAGAGGAG AGTGGTGCACGTATCAACATCTCAGAGGGGAACTGCCCAGAGAGGATCATAACTCTCGCGGGACCTACCACCTCCATCTTTAAAGCCTTTTCCATGATCATAGAGAAACTGGAGGAG GACATCAGCACTTCGATGACTAACAGTACGGCCACCAGCAAACCACCAGTCACCATGCGCCTCGTTGTACCCGCCAGCCAGTGCGGCTCACTCATTGGTAAAGGTGGCTGCAAGATCAAAGAAATCAGAGAG TCTGCAGGAGCTCAGGTACAAGTAGCAGGGGACATGTTACCCAACTCAACAGAGCGTGCCATCACCGTTGCAGGGACTCCACAGTCCATTATAGAGTGTGTCAAGCAGATCTGCATTGTCATGCTTGAG tCTCCACCAAAAGGAGTGACCATCCCATACAGACCCAAACCCTCAGGGTCTCCTGTCATCTTTGCAGGTGGTCAG GCTTACGCTGTCCAAGGGCAGCACGCCATTCCACAGCCTGAT CTCACCAAACTTCACCAGCTGGCCATGCAGCAGAGCCCCTTCCCCATTGCACACAGCAACCAGGGCTTCCAGG CTGGGATGGATGCCTCTGCACAAACTGGCTCTCATGAGCTGACCATTCCAAACGAT CTCATTGGCTGCATCATCGGCCGTCAGGGCGCAAAGATCAATGAGATCCGTCAGATGTCAGGGGCTCAGATCAAGATTGCCAACCCTGTGGAGGGCTCAACTGACAGACAGGTCACCATTACTGGCTCCCACGCCAGTATCAGCCTGGCTGAGTACCTGATCAATGCCCG GCTGTCATCTGAAGCTACTGGACTCGCAGCCAACTGA
- the map3k12 gene encoding mitogen-activated protein kinase kinase kinase 12, with product MSGTCIHEPRAPSPSLSGFSTPISEPPYRRLDGDTPACTPETDLTPTQCVLRNVLSIDTGGQGVPGGSSPTPSDGPSAHFDNSVLKLNEHEACQCGGGAEAGHSPEAGAVRSQSENIRLQSGSGGFLEGLFGCLKPVWTMIGKAYSTEHKHNHEESWEVPFEEISDLQWVGSGAQGAVFLGKFHGEEVAVKKVRDIKETEIKHLRKLKHPNIITFKGVCTQAPCYCILMEYCAQGQLYEVLRAGRKITPSLLVDWSMGIAGGMNYLHLHKIIHRDLKSPNMLITHDDLVKISDFGTSKELSDKSTKMSFAGTVAWMAPEVIRNEPVSEKVDIWSFGVVLWEMLTGEIPYKDVDSSAIIWGVGNNSLQLPIPESCPDGFKILLRQCWNCKPRNRPSFRQILLHLDIASADVLSTPQETYFKSQAEWREEVKQHFEKIKSDGTCLHRLDEELINRRREELRHALDIREHYERKLERANNLYMELSAVMLQLELKEKELQRREQSLDKKYPGLFKHHSSRQSSSSNSMDKLIKKRNVPQKLPSGKRPDILKSEVIIPKMDSSVMQVTIPACPNRSSTSPSRSRRVKTRHRKPGKGSSGDLAGLKANQSSPNRDTTAQVNSSTTNTSKQLLEPSAALRGLSHEQQQRQLSSSSPDLICTTLEADSQGKGEPSVGGLERGGSLSASAGLGGSEGGAAGLDDLTETPPRSDTPSEDAASFPFSSSPDSPCGRGAAAGRGSLGSPRLPHDGEDKEEGAGVVRLPRGASGGIGSQHLTPSAILYRAAITRKQRRGVSSEEEEGEVDSEVELPRRRRPTSITKCQSVSTFSSENLSVSDGEEGHTTDHSHSGTPDVVSTNTDDRLDDRSDDLLSQGSEIPVDNTDPAQASDGLSERDGVLGQSKAQLDAGQNPNESRALCDDSDCDSAELDQSGSGELSRPPSAGAWAPPSQPYQGSPQAPHTGPP from the exons ATGAGTGGGACCTGTATCCATGAGCCCCGTGCCCCTTCCCCCTCCCTGTCAGGCTTCAGTACCCCCATCTCAGAACCTCCCTATCGAAGACTCGATGGAGACACCCCTGCCTGCACCCCTGAAACTGACCTGACCCCCACACAGTGTGTCCTTCGTAACGTATTGTCCATTGACACCGGCGGCCAGGGAGTGCCCGGCGGAAGCAGCCCCACTCCCAGTGATGGACCCTCAGCCCACTTTGACAACAGCGTGCTAAAACTAAATGAACATGAGGCCTGCCAGTGTGGCGGCGGGGCCGAGGCGGGCCACAGTCCGGAGGCTGGCGCTGTTCGGAGCCAGTCGGAGAACATTCGCCTACAATCAGGAAGTGGAGGTTTTTTGGAGGGACTGTTTGGCTGCCTGAAACCAGTCTGGACCATGATTGGAAAGGCCTACTCCACTGAACACAAACATAATCACGAAG AGTCCTGGGAGGTTCCATTTGAGGAAATCTCTGACCTGCAGTGGGTGGGCAGCGGTGCACAGGGGGCCGTCTTCCTTGGCAAGTTCCACGGAGAAGAGGTGGCTGTGAAGAAAGTGCGGGACATCAAAGAGACTGAGATCAAACATCTCCGCAAACTCAAGCATCCCAACATTATTACTTTCAA GGGTGTATGCACCCAGGCTCCCTGTTACTGTATCTTGATGGAATATTGTGCTCAAGGGCAGCTGTATGAGGTGCTGAGGGCAGGCCGTAAAATCACACCTTCCCTCCTGGTTGACTGGTCCATGGGCATTGCAGGTGGCATGAACTACCTACACCTCCACAAAATCATCCACAGAGACCTCAAGTCCCCCAA CATGCTGATCACACATGATGACCTGGTGAAGATCTCTGACTTCGGGACTTCAAAGGAGCTCAGTGACAAGAGCACCAAGATGTCGTTTGCCGGCACTGTAGCCTGGATGGCTCCTGAAGTTATTCGGAATGAGCCGGTGTCAGAAAAGGTGGACATCTG GTCCTTTGGAGTGGTGCTCTGGGAAATGCTTACAGGAGAGATCCCTTATAAAGACGTCGACTCATCTGCAATCATCTGGGGTGTGGGAAACAACAGCCTTCAGCTGCCCATACCGGAGAGCTGTCCAGATGGCTTCAAGATCCTCCTCAGACAGTGCTG GAACTGTAAGCCCAGAAATAGACCTTCTTTCCGCCAGATCCTTCTTCATCTGGATATAGCATCAGCCGATGTACTGTCGACTCCTCAAGAAACATACTTCAAGTCTCAG GCTGAATGGAGGGAAGAGGTGAAGCAGCACTTTGAGAAGATTAAATCTGATGGAACTTGTCTCCACCGACTCGATGAGGAGCTGATCAACCGACGCCGAGAGGAGCTCAG GCATGCTCTGGACATTCGTGAGCATTATGAGAGAAAACTGGAGAGGGCTaacaacctttacatggagctCAGTGCTGTCATGCTGCAGCTGGAACTGAAAGAGAAAGAGTTGCAGAG GAGAGAACAGTCTTTGGATAAGAAGTATCCAGGCTTGTTCAAGCACCATAGTTCCAGACAGAGCAGCTCGTCAAATTCCATGGACAAACTCATCAAGAAGAGAAACGTCCCACAAAAACTTCCCTCGGGAAAGAG GCCAGACATTCTTAAGTCTGAGGTAATCATTCCCAAAATGGACTCCTCCGTAATGCAAGTCACTATTCCAGCCTGCCCTAACAGGAGCTCCACTTCTCCCAGCCGGTCTCGGAGGGTAAAGACCCGCCATCGTAAGCCCGGTAAGGGCAGCAGTGGGGACCTGGCTGGACTTAAAGCCAATCAATCCTCCCCTAACCGGGACACAACTGCCCAAGTTAACAGTTCTACCACTAACACCTCGAAGCAGCTCCTGGAGCCTTCTGCAGCCCTGCGGGGCCTCAGTcacgagcagcagcagaggcagcTATCCTCCTCCAGCCCTGACCTCATCTGCACCACGCTAGAGGCAGACAGCCAAGGAAAAGGCGAGCCCTCTGTGGGTGGGCTGGAGAGAGGAGGGAGCCTTAGTGCCTCTGCCGGTTTAGGGGGGTCAGAGGGAGGGGCGGCCGGTCTGGACGATCTCACAGAAACCCCCCCACGCAGTGACACTCCCAGCGAGGATGCCGCATCATTCCCGTTCTCCAGCAGCCCGGACTCACCGTGTGGGAGGGGGGCGGCAGCAGGACGGGGCTCTCTGGGATCTCCACGCCTTCCTCATGATGGGGAAGATAAAGAGGAGGGAGCAGGTGTTGTGAGGCTGCCCCGGGGAGCATCAGGTGGAATCGGGAGTCAGCACCTCACACCTTCAGCCATTCTGTACAGGGCAGCTATCACACGCAAACAG AGGCGTGGAGTGTCatcagaagaggaggagggtgaAGTTGACAGTGAGGTTGAGTTACCACGGAGACG ACGCCCGACCAGCATTACCAAGTGCCAGTCGGTGTCTACATTCAGTTCAGAAAATCTGTCTGTATCGGACGGTGAAGAGGGCCACACAACTGACCACTCTCACAGCGGTACTCCTGATGTTGTCAGCACTAACACCGACGACAGGTTGGATGACCGCAGCGACGACCTCCTCTCTCAGGGGTCGGAAATCCCTGTGGACAACACCGACCCTGCCCAGGCTTCTGATGGCCTGTCGGAGAGAGACGGAGTTCTGGGCCAGTCCAAGGCTCAGCTGGATGCCGGGCAGAATCCTAATGAG AGTCGAGCCTTGTGCGATGATTCTGACTGCGACAGTGCTGAGCTGGATCAGTCAGGTAGTGGCGAGCTCAGCCGTCCTCCCAGTGCCGGAGCGTGGGCGCCGCCATCTCAACCTTATCAGGGGTCTCCACAGGCTCCCCATACAGGACCTCCATAG
- the aaas gene encoding aladin, whose protein sequence is MCSLALFPPPLPYGQTTVCESNNELLSGSSTENQLKQDFSPPSLCFPRESLKLHSRTENSSKAAFLDHSETLWMRSAAAWRDGGLTGLLNEITNSHPQVPKWLSMSSGCILALLRWVSSFHGSLFPHLTLSSEDMIAEFSQVLNWSDCVVRAFAWHPHTDKFAVALLDDSIKIYNPKSATTPTLKHRLQRNVAVVQWKPLCASALAVGCQNCLLVWHVDPCSLSTRPSAGCAHVLSHPGHAPVTSIAWSPSGSLLLSASPMDTAMMVWDVAAESCVPLQRVGGGGVTFLSWSPDGSHVLASTPSALFRVWETRMWTCERWPCIKGRCQSGCWSPDGSRLLFTVQGETVIYALTFTNTPATVPSGTSKGPHAAVVVADLSETTFNTPDGNIIVGGEIQSLAWDPRGERLAVLLKGDPRAADRSPIIAVFKTRVSPIFELLPCGFVQGEPGAEPRLMQFHPNFRHGALLTVCWSSGRITHVPFYFLSASIPRLGLSGSPTLPHVQERPADFANQSLFTELIS, encoded by the exons ATGTGCTCTCTGGCTCTTTTCCCCCCTCCGTTGCCCTACGGACAGACCACTGTGTGCGAGTCCAACAACGAGTTGCTGTCGGGGAGCAGCACTGAAAACCAGCTGAAGCAG GACTTTAGTCCTCCTAGTCTGTGTTTCCCTCGAGAGTCTCTGAAACTTCACAGCCGCACAGAAAACAGCAGCAAGGCAGCTTTCCTGGACCACTCGGAAACCCTGTGGATGAGGAGTGCAGCAGCATG GAGGGATGGCGGTTTGACAGGGTTACTGAATGAAATTACCAACTCCCACCCACAGG TGCCCAAATGGTTGTCGATGAGTTCTGGTTGTATCCTGGCATTGCTCCGATGGGTCTCTTCTTTTCACGGCTCCCTGTTTCCTCATCTCACA TTGAGCAGTGAAGACATGATTGCTGAATTTTCACAAGTGCTGAACTG GTCGGACTGTGTGGTGCGAGCCTTTGCCTGGCATCCACATACAGATAAATTTGCTGTGGCCCTGTTAGATGACTCTATCAAGATCTACAACCCCAAAAG TGCCACAACTCCCACACTGAAGCACCGACTACAGAGGAACGTTGCAGTAGTGCAGTGGAAGCCGCTGTGTGCGTCTGCCCTCGCAGTCGGGTGTCAGAACTGTTTACTGGTTTGGCATGTGGACCCTTGCTCACTGTCAACCAG GCCTTCAGCTGGGTGTGCTCATGTTTTGTCTCATCCCGGTCACGCTCCTGTCACTTCCATCGCTTGGTCTCCCAGCGGATCTCTCCTTCTGTCTGCCTCGCCCATGGACACGGCAATGATG GTGTGGGACGTGGCTGCAGAAAGCTGCGTACCACTTCAGCGTGTTGGCGGCGGTGGGGTTACTTTCCTGTCCTGGTCTCCTGATGGTAGCCATGTCCTAGCTTCTACACCTTCAGCCCTGTTCAG GGTTTGGGAGACCAGAATGTGGACCTGTGAGCGCTGGCCGTGTATAAAAGGGCGCTGCCAG TCTGGTTGTTGGAGTCCAGATGGGAGTCGACTTCTCTTCACTGTGCAGGGCGAGACGGTCATCTACGCTCTGACCTTCACTAACACACCAG CAACCGTGCCTTCAGGCACATCAAAAGGGCCGCATGCAGCAGTTGTGGTGGCTGACCTGTCAGAGACGACTTTTAACACACCAGATGGCAACATCAT TGTTGGTGGAGAGATCCAGTCCTTAGCCTGGGATCCAAGGGGAGAGAGGCTTGCAGTGCTTCTTAAAG GTGATCCACGGGCAGCAGACCGGTCTCCAATCATTGCTGTGTTCAAGACAAGAGTCAGCCCCATCTTTGAGCTTTTGCCGTG TGGTTTTGTTCAAGGGGAGCCAGGAGCCGAACCGAGACTGATGCAGTTCCACCCGAATTTCCGACACGGAGCTCTGCTCACTGTG TGCTGGTCCAGTGGAAGAATTACCCATGTGCCTTTCTATTTCCTGAGTGCCAGCATCCCGCGTTTGGGCCTCAGCGGCAGTCCGACACTGCCTCACGTCCAGGAAAGGCCCGCTGACTTTGCCAATCAGTCTCTCTTTACAGAGCTCATTTCCTGA
- the LOC134618349 gene encoding poly(rC)-binding protein 2-like isoform X1, whose translation MDSSLVEGGLNVTLTIRLLMHGKEVGSIIGKKGESVKKMREESGARINISEGNCPERIITLAGPTTSIFKAFSMIIEKLEEDISTSMTNSTATSKPPVTMRLVVPASQCGSLIGKGGCKIKEIRESAGAQVQVAGDMLPNSTERAITVAGTPQSIIECVKQICIVMLESPPKGVTIPYRPKPSGSPVIFAGGQAYAVQGQHAIPQPDVSEGPSLTKLHQLAMQQSPFPIAHSNQGFQAGMDASAQTGSHELTIPNDLIGCIIGRQGAKINEIRQMSGAQIKIANPVEGSTDRQVTITGSHASISLAEYLINARLSSEATGLAAN comes from the exons ATGGACTCCAGTCTGGTTGAAGGAGGACTTAATGTCACCTTAACCATCAGGCTTCTCATGCATGGGAAG GAGGTTGGAAGCATTATTGGCAAG AAAGGCGAGTCTGTTAAAAAGATGAGAGAGGAG AGTGGTGCACGTATCAACATCTCAGAGGGGAACTGCCCAGAGAGGATCATAACTCTCGCGGGACCTACCACCTCCATCTTTAAAGCCTTTTCCATGATCATAGAGAAACTGGAGGAG GACATCAGCACTTCGATGACTAACAGTACGGCCACCAGCAAACCACCAGTCACCATGCGCCTCGTTGTACCCGCCAGCCAGTGCGGCTCACTCATTGGTAAAGGTGGCTGCAAGATCAAAGAAATCAGAGAG TCTGCAGGAGCTCAGGTACAAGTAGCAGGGGACATGTTACCCAACTCAACAGAGCGTGCCATCACCGTTGCAGGGACTCCACAGTCCATTATAGAGTGTGTCAAGCAGATCTGCATTGTCATGCTTGAG tCTCCACCAAAAGGAGTGACCATCCCATACAGACCCAAACCCTCAGGGTCTCCTGTCATCTTTGCAGGTGGTCAG GCTTACGCTGTCCAAGGGCAGCACGCCATTCCACAGCCTGATGTAAGTGAAGGGCCCTCT CTCACCAAACTTCACCAGCTGGCCATGCAGCAGAGCCCCTTCCCCATTGCACACAGCAACCAGGGCTTCCAGG CTGGGATGGATGCCTCTGCACAAACTGGCTCTCATGAGCTGACCATTCCAAACGAT CTCATTGGCTGCATCATCGGCCGTCAGGGCGCAAAGATCAATGAGATCCGTCAGATGTCAGGGGCTCAGATCAAGATTGCCAACCCTGTGGAGGGCTCAACTGACAGACAGGTCACCATTACTGGCTCCCACGCCAGTATCAGCCTGGCTGAGTACCTGATCAATGCCCG GCTGTCATCTGAAGCTACTGGACTCGCAGCCAACTGA